A single Mercenaria mercenaria strain notata chromosome 9, MADL_Memer_1, whole genome shotgun sequence DNA region contains:
- the LOC123546552 gene encoding L-seryl-tRNA(Sec) kinase-like, with product MADICLVLLCGLPGSGKTYLSKQLQQQSGASGLETSRYIIIEYDRLLPQDLEKILIQSDDSQESKWKSYRADIVKCVDSLIESIKKTQHSTETYCITNVSPEEISEELWEKFIYMITDSNSWGEMDGRTVYIVIDDNMYYRSMRYSYYQLARKYEIGFCQIYLQSDVETAISQNASRVVKVADDVISTMATKMEAPDWSRNSWEENSISFSSEEDLKSVFELFRKAVNNPVQTVEEVDVEQQEQSRVICSESFVYQSDLILRRLVSQQMSLAKENSMGKVEMKSLAGLLQTVRKQLLDSLKSGTVEIPRDLVTMATDSSKDTNSALYQFLDAKFHSYLKEVKR from the exons ATGGCAGATATTTGTCTGGTTTTGTTGTGTGGGCTTCCAGGTTCAGGGAAAACCTATCTCAGTAAACAGCTTCAACAACAGTCGG GAGCAAGTGGACTGGAAACATCTAGGTACATTATTATAGAGTATGACAGGTTGTTACCCCAGGACTTGGAGAAAATTCTCATCCAGTCTGATGATTCACAGGAG TCAAAGTGGAAGAGTTATAGAGCTGATATTGTGAAGTGTGTTGACAGTTTAATAGAATCCATAAAGAAAACACAACATTCCACAGAGACGTATTGTATAACAAATGTTTCACCAGAAGAAATTTCTGAAGAATTATGGGAGAAATTTATATACATGATTACAGATAGCAATAGTTGGGGTGAAATGGATGGGAGAACAGTGTACATAGTGATTGATGACAACATGTACTACAGGAGTATGAGATACAGCTATTATCAGCTGGCAAGAAAAT ATGAAATAGGTTTCTGTCAGATTTATCTCCAATCAGACGTAGAAACTGCCATTTCCCAGAATGCAAGCCGTGTTGTCAAGGTAGCAGATGATGTTATAAGTACCATGGCAACCAAGATGGAGGCACCTGATTGGTCAAGAAATAGCTGGGAAGAGAATAGTATTTCCTTTTCATCAGAGGAAGATTt aaaatcagtgtTTGAGTTGTTCAGAAAAGCAGTGAACAATCCAGTTCAAACAGTGGAAGAAGTAGATGTAGAACAGCAAGAGCAGTCTAGAGTCATCTGTAGTGAAAGTTTTGTGTACCAGTCTGATCTGATTTTGCGTAGACTGGTTTCACAGCAAATGTCATTAGCAAAAG AAAATTCGATGGGTAAAGTAGAAATGAAGTCTCTTGCTGGATTATTACAGACAGTACGGAAACAGCTTTTAGACAGTCTTAAATCTGGAACAGTTGAAATACCTAGAGACcttgttaccatggcaacagatTCATCAAAGGACACAAATAGTGCATTATATCAGTTTCTAGATGCAAAGTTTCATAGTTATTTAAAAGAAGTTAAaagatga